The Bartonella sp. TP genomic sequence TATAATGCAACTTGCGCGTACTAAGCCAAGCCGCGCCATTGTTAGCTCTAATTTGTCTTTTTGAATAAAGCGCATGGCGGGGTTGTCATTGCCCTTGTTCCATTGGGCATGAAACAGCGAGGCGAGGTCATATAGGTAAAAAGCCAAGCGATGCGGCTCTTTATTAACTGCAGCAAGTTTTATTAACTGAGGAAAGCTGCATAATTTCTTGAGCAATTGCATTTCGCTGGACTGCGACAAAAGGGACCTGCTAGCCAATAATTCGCTATTGCTTATTTCATACGCATCTAGACCCAGCTGCTCTTTTGCCTGGCGATAGATAGAATGGCAGCGCGCAACCGCATATTGTACATAAAACACCGGGTTATCCTTGCTTTGCTCGGTGACTTTGCTAAAGTCAAAATCCAATGGCGCATCAGTTTTGCGATATAGCATCATAAAGCGCACAGGGTCGGGGCCTACCTCGTCTACCACATCACGCAAGGTAACAAATTCGCCCGAGCGTTTGGACATTCTTACCGGAGTGCCGTTGCGATAGAGCTTTACCAACTGGCACAACAGCACCTCTAGCTTAGCCTCTGTGCCCGCCACCGCATTTGCCACCGCTTCTAGCCGCTTGACATAGCCACTATGGTCGGCACCTAGGATATAGATCATCTCTTTAAAGCCGCGCAGGAATTTATCGCGAAAATAGGCGATATCAGCGGCGAAATAGGCATAGGAGCCGTCGGCCTTTACCAAGGCTCTGTCTTGGTCGTCGCCAAAGGCAGTAGAGCGAAATAATAGCTGCTCGCGGCTTTCCCACTCTTGTGCCTCGCCACCTTTTGGCGCTTCTAGATGCCCTTTATAGACATAGCCTTTTAGCGTTAGATCATTTATTGTATCTTGGATAAGTTTGGCTTGGTCTGTGTGCAATTGCCGCTCGGAAAAGAAAATGTCGTGGTGAATATTCAGCGCCGCCAAATCAGAGCGAATTGTCTGCATCATTTCTGCCACCGCAAAATCCCTGATAATCTGCATTTTATTAGCATTGCGCAGTAAATAGCTGCCATGTAGCTGCACCAATTTTTGCGCTACGTCACGCAAATATTCACCAGGATAGAGCCCAGCTGGTATTTCACCTATATGCTCGCCCAGCTCTTCTCTATAGCGCAATAATAGCGACTCGGCCAGCACATCTATCTGCCCGCCAGCGTCATTTATATAATATTCCTTGGTAACTTTATAGCCAATATGGCCCAGCAAATTTGCCAGCACATCGCCAACCACCGCGCCGCGGCAATGGCCCACATGCATTGGACCCGTGGGATTGGCAGAGACAAATTCTAGATTTACTGGCTGTTTTTCGCCTATATTTTCTTTACCATAATCCTCGTTGCGATTTAGAATATGTGCCAATTGCTTGTGCCAAAAATCTGCAGAAAGGCCTAGATTAATAAAACCTGGGCCAGCGATGCTGATTTTTTCAATCGCGGCATCTTGCTGCTGCAGCAGCTCGGCAATTTCTTGTGCTAGCGTACGCGGATCTTGGCCCAGCGGCTTGGCCAGCACCATGGCGGCATTGGTTGCCAAATCGCCATGCTCTGCTTCTTTTGGCGCTTCGACATTAATACGCGCAATGATTGCTGCGTGCTCGGGCGCTAATTGCTTTGCGATTGCTTTGATTTTATCTTCGAAATATTGAAAAATATTCATATTGCACCCCTGAGATGGTTATACATATTTTCGGCATAAATATCTGTCATGCCAGCGATATAGTTGCTAATCATCGCTGCTTTTTCGCGCTCACCCGATTTTTGCGGGCGCCATTCAACAGGCATCAGGCTGGCATCATGCATGTAGCTAGCAAAAAGCGCGCTGATGATATCATAGACCTTGTCGCGTTTTTTCAATAGGCTTGGCGTTTGGTAGAAATTTTCGTACAAAAAGCGCTTCAGCTCTTTTTCCCTTACCTGCATGCTGGGCGAAAAGCTGATTTGCTGCTGCCCTGCATTATAGATATCCTCGGGCGATTTTGGCGCCAATTGCTGCAGGTTTTTGCTACTTTGCTCAAAGACGTCTTTTAGCATCAATGCGACCTGCTTGCGGGTAAAGATGCGGCCACACAAAGCCGGGTTTGAGCTTGCCAGGCCTGGATATTCTGCCTCTATCTCTGCCAAGATTTGCCCCGGCAATTGCAAATGCTGCAAATCCTGCAATTGAATAAAGTTAGAGCGCAAAGCGTCGTCTATATCATGCGAATCATAGGCAATATCGTCTGCTATCGCCGCGCATTGGGCCTCTAGCCCAGCGAATTTATCAAGCGAAAGGTCAAACTGCGCATTGAAGCTAGCGAAGATCTCGCTTTGCGCCAGCGTAGCCGTTAGCGGGCCATTGTGTTTTGCCAAGCCCTCGAGCATGGCCCAGCTAAGATTCAAGCCATCATATTCATAATATTGTTTTTCTAGCTTAGTTACTATCAGCAATGTCTGCGCATTATGGTCAAACCCGCCATAATCTTGCATTAAAATTTTCAAAATATCCTCGCCAGCATGGGCAAAGGGCGGGTGGCCTAAATCATGGGCCAGGGCTATAGCCTCGCTCAAATCCTGGTCTAGCTGCAGGCGGCAGGCTAGCGAGCGTGCGATTTGCGCTACTTCTATCGAGTGGATTAGCCTGGTGCGATAATGGTCGCCCTCGTTACTTGGCAGCACTTGTGTTTTATGAATCAAACGCCGAAACGCCTTGCTGTGAATAATCCGGTCTCTATCCCGCTGAAAAGCGCTGCGCCATGGGTCGGCTGGCTCTGCATATAGCCGTTTTTCGCAGGCGTGACCTTGAGTTGCGTAGCATGCTAAATATGTGGACATAGAGCTTTACTTCTATAAAGTTGCGAATTATAATGATGATAGCACAAATTATAGATATTTCATATAAAATTCTAACAAACTTTAGGAAAAAGCCTGATGTTGCTAAGCATTATGCCCCAAGCGGCAAAGCGAATAAATGACCTTTTACAGAGCGATCCAGAATTATATGCATTGCGTATAGCGGTAGAGGGCGGTGGGTGCTCTGGTTTTTCTTATAAATATGAGCTAGTGCATGAAAAGGCAGCCAACGACCAGGTGATAGAGCAGGAGGGGGCTAGGGTGGTTATTGACCCGGTTTCAACGCCTTTTTTGCTTGGCTCGAGCCTAGATTTTGTTGATTCGCTGTTGGAGCAAAGCTTTGTGATTAAGAATCCCAACGCCGCTTCTTCTTGCGGCTGCGGTGTGAGCTTTTCAATTTGAGATTACGCTATTTTTCAAGATTGCTGCTTATTTTTTTGGTTTTTGTGCCGCAATTGGCGCAGGCAGCCTTTGTGCCAGCCAACGCGCTTAAGCCAAATTTACTAACTAGCGCTGTATTGCATAAAAATGGCGAAATTGTCAAATCCGGCTTGGTCTGGCGCATTTATATTACCGTGCCGATTAAGGGCGCTACGGCAAAGGTTAAAAAAGACAGTACCAATCAAGACGACCAAGAACTAAAGCAAGTGCAAAGCTCGGCAAATCCGCAGGGGCAATTTGCCCTGCCGCCTGGTTTTTATTATGTGCAGTGCAATTTTGGCCGTATTAGCGTTATTGACACAGTTACCGTGCCAGCAACAGGAGTTGCCAAGCTGCAGCTAAATCTAGACGCTGGCGGTGTACAGCTAGACGCGCAGGTAAAAGACGGGCAGATTGAAAAAGAAAAGCTGCATTTTGCGATTTATGCCAATGACACAGAAAGCGATGACGCTGCGCTAATTCTGCCAAATATCAAGCCAAACATGCTAGTGCGCCTAAAAGCGGGCACGTATCACATAGTGTGCTATTACGGCCGGGTAAATGCCACAGAGCGGGCGAATGTAAAAATCGCAGCGGGTAGAATATCGCATGTGGCTTTTAAGCAAAAAGCCGCTAAAATCACCCTGCGCCTATTGCGCGAAGAAAATGGCGGGGCGCTAGCCAATACCAAATGGTCGATAGCCGACGCTTCTGGCGATGTGGTTTACGAAGCTACCGATGCCTATCTTAGTGTGATTTTAGCCAAGGGGCATTATGTTGCTATTGCTAGAAATAACGGTACCTTTCAAAAGGATTTTACAGTAGAAAGTGGCCAGAACACTAATGTGGATGTATTAACCGTGCAAAAACCACCAGAAAAGCATGTGAATAATGCTGATGATTGGGCTACGGATTAGCCGCGTTTTTTTTCTAAATTATAAAAATAATTTATACTTTTTCCTCTAATATATTCTATTGATATATTATATGATATATTAGTGTGACATGGTGTCACATCATTCATGCGCAAAATGTCACAAGCTGAAGTGACATTTAACGCAAATCTGGCGGCGTAGCTTCACTGCGCAATTGCTCTATGGCGCTGTCCAAGGATAGCTCTATTTGGTCGGGTGAACCTAGGCGGCGCATATTCACACTATTCGCGGCTGCTTCTTTTTTGCCGCAGATTAAAATTACCGGAATTTTCTGCGCGGAATGCTCGCGAATTTTGTAGCTGATTTTTTCATTTCTAGTGTCTGCCACTGCGCTTAGCCCAGCCTTTTTTAGCTTTGCCACAACAGTTTCTGCATATTCTATTGCTTCGCTCGTAACATTGGCTACTACAATTTGCTGTGGCGCGAACCATAGTGGCAAATGGCCTGCAAAATTCTCTAGCAAAATGCCCAGAAATCTTTCCATAGAGCCACATATCGCACGATGTATCATTATTGGGTGTTTTTTTTGTGAGTCAGAATCCGTATAGGTTGCACCAAAACGCTCTGGCAAATTAAAATCTAGCTGCGTAGTGCCGCATTGCCAATGCCGGCCAATAGCATCTTGCAGTGTATATTCAAATTTTGGCCCATAAAACGCCCCTTCGCCAGGCAGAATGCCCGTGCTTATTGCACCATTTGACTGTTGCTTAATACGTTCTAAAACCTCTTGCATTATCGCCTCTGCTTTGTCCCACAAGGCATCATCGCCCACACGGTTTACGGGACGTGTTGAAAGCTTGATAATGATATTTTCAAAGCCAAAATCCTTATATACCGCCAAGATCAAGTCATTTATGCGCAAACATTCAGCAGCTAATTGCTCTTGCGCGCAGAAAATATGGGCGTCGTCTTGGGTAAAGCCACGCACACGCATCAGCCCATGCAGCGCACCAGAAGGCTCGTATCTATGCACATTGCCAAATTCTGCTAGCCGCACTGGCAAATCGCGATAGGATTTTATGCCCTGTTTGTAGATCTGCACATGGCCGGGGCAATTCATTGGTTTTAGGGCGTAGGTTCTGGTATCTTCCGCGTCATTGCCCGCGGGTATTACCTTGAACATATTTTCTTTATACCAGCACCAATGGCCAGAGGTTTCCCACAGCGATTTGTCTAATACTTGCGGGGCATTTACTTCGTCATAGCCATGTTGCTCTAACTGGCGGCGCATATAAGAAACCAGATTTTGAAATATCTTCCAGCCTTTGGCATGCCAGAATACCACGCCTGGACCTTCTTCTTGAAAATGAAATAGATCCATCTCGCGGCCCAAGCGGCGATGGTCGCGTTTGGCTGCTTCTTCCAACATATGCAAATGCTGGTCTAGCTCGGCCTGTGTGGCAAAAGCTGTACCGTAAATGCGGGTTAGCATTGGGTTATTTGAGTCACCGCGCCAGTAAGCGCCAGCTAGTTTTGTTAAGCTAAAGGCCTGCCCGGCATAAGAGGTGGCGGGCATATGTGGCCCACGGCATAGATCTATCCAGTCGCCCTGCGAATAGATGCGAATTTCTTGAGTTTCGTCTATTGCCTCGATAAGTTTTAGCTTATATTCCTCGCCTCGTTGCTTGAAATATTTTACTGCTTCCTGGCGGCTCCACACGGCTTTGCGAAAGGGAAGATTGCGCTGCACAATCTCGCGCATTTTTTTTTCAATAAACGGTAAATCCTGAATAGTAATAGGTCGTTTTGTAGCAAAATCATAATAAAAACCATGCTCTATAACTGGGCCAATAGCTATTTGCGTGCCAGGAAACAGCTCTTGCACTGCTTGGCCCAAGATATGGGCTAAATCATGGCGGATTAGCTCTAGCGCCTGTGGCGATTCGCGCGTTAACAGTTCAAACTCGCCAGAGCCTTCAATTGGCGAAAATAAATCATAAAGCTTGCCATTTAGGCTATAGGCCGCGGCTTTTTTGGCCAAGCTAGAAGAGATAGATTTTGCCACATCTAGCCCTGTGGTATTAGCCTCATATTCACGCTGGGAGCCATCAACTAGGGTAAGTTTTATCGAATGTGACATAAAATCCTCATATAGAAAATTAAACTATATAATATGTTTTTGTTTGGAGCAAGTAATTTTGCGTAGATATTCTTTTATTGTTTTGGGCACGGGGTCAAAGCCGCTGCGGCCCCAGGGCTGGCAGGAAGCAAGGCGCAGCAAGGCCAAAAAGCCACCACGCCATAGGCCAAATTTTTCTATGGCCTCATAGGCAAAATGCGAGCAGCTAGGGGCAAAGCGACATTGCCGCCCAACAAGGCTAGAAAATGTAAGTTGATATAGGCGTATCAACGCCATGGCGCATTTTCGCAAGCTAATCATTGCAGCTGCTCGAAACAATCTAGGCAGGCAAGAAAAGGCAGCAATATCGCACCAAAGCGTGGCTTATAGTCACAGGCGCTGTGCAAAATGCTAAATTCGTCAAAGCGTCCCCAATCGGGTTGAATTTTTGTGGCAAGCATTTGGCTGAGCTGCTGGTGTAACGTAACGATTTCTTGTGGTTTACTGCCAATAATGTATTTTGCCAGCAAGGCGGCACTGGCTTGGCCCAAGGCACAGGCCGAGATTTCCTGGCCATAGGCGCTAATTAACTCACCTTGTTTTTTTAGGCTAACGCTGATTACCGAGCCACAGATTTTGGACTGTTTACTGCTTCGCGCATCAGCGTCGGGCAGCAAGCCTATATGGCTAATATTGCCAGCCAAGGCCAAGAGTTCTAGGCTATATATGCTATTTCTCATTGCTTTACTTTATATGGTGCGGTCGAGAAGACTCGAACTTCCACGGGTTGCCCCACAGCGACCTCAACGCTGCGCGTCTACCTATTCCGCCACGACCGCATAGGGCTATTTTACTATGCTAAGCATAAATAAACAAGCCCCTATAATTTTAGCAAATCCAAAAAAGACTGCTTTAGCTTGGGGTCGCTTGTATATTCGCCCTGAAAATGCGTGGTAATAGTAGTTGAACCAGTTTTTTTTACCCCGCGCATGGCCATGCACATATGCTCGGCCTCTATTAGAATTGCCACGCCTTTGGGTTGTAAATGCTGCATCAGCGCTTCGGCTATTTGCGCAGTTAGGCTTTCTTGCGTTTGCAGTCTTTTGGCAAAAATGTCAACAAGCCGGGCTATTTTCGACAATCCTACCACTTTTTTATTTGGCAAATAACTTATATGGGCTTTGCCTATTATCGGCACCATATGATGCTCGCAATGAGAGTAGAAGCTGATATTGCGCACTAAGATTGGGTCGGTATAATTTGCAACCTCTTCGAATACTGTGCTTAGCACGGCTGAAGCTTCCATACTATAGCCAGCAAAGAATTCTTGCATAGATTTTACCACGCGCTTGGGGGTATCTTTCAGCCCTTCCCGGGCTGGGTTTTCGCCACTCCATAATAGTAGCGTTTCTACTGCCTTTTCGGCCTCACTTCTTGTGGGACGCATCTGTACCTCGATTTATTTTATTAGCTATCTTTGCTCAGATATTTTTCTAGCCAATGTATGTCATAATCGCCTTTTATTATATCTTCATTTTCTACTAAATCTTGAAATAACGGCAGGGTAGTTTTTATACCGCCAATAACAAATTCGTCTAGCGAGCGACGCAGGCGCATCATACATTCTGCTCTGGTGCGGCCATGCACTATTAGCTTACCGATTAAGCTGTCATAATATGGCGGAATTTTATAGCCAGCATATGCACCGGAGTCAACACGAATGCCTAGCCCGCCTGGCGCGTAATAATGCGTTATTAAACCAGGCGAGGGGGTAAAGCTTCTTGGATCTTCGGCATTTATGCGGCATTCTATGGCGTGGCCTTTAAACTTTACCTCGCTTTGGCTTATGGACAAACCATTGCCAGCGGCGATATTTATCTGCTCATGCACTAAATCTAGCCCGGTTATCGCTTCGGTAACTGGATGCTCTACCTGTAGGCGCGTGTTCATTTCTATAAAATAGAATTGGCCATTTTCGTATAAAAATTCTACGGTTCCGGCACCGCGATAGTTTATTTGCTTGCAGGCATTGGCCACTATGGTGCCAATTTCTTCGCGTTGTTGCGGGGTGATGATTGGCGAGGTTGCTTCTTCCCATATTTTTTGGTGGCGTCTTTGCAGCGAACAATCGCGCTCGCCCAGATGTATCGCTTGGCCCTTGCCATCGCCCAGCACTTGCACCTCTATATGGCGCGGTTTTTCTAAATATTTTTCGATATACACAGAATCATCGCCAAAGGCAGCGTCGGCTTCGGTACGCGCTGTTTGCAGCGCTATCAGCAGCTCGTTTTGCGAGCGAGCCACCTTCATACCGCGCCCACCACCACCAGCCGCAGCTTTTATTATTACCGGGTAGCCAATCTCGGCGGCTATTTGTATGGCTTCTTCTTCTGTGGTTACCGCGCCAGCAGAGCCAGGAACAATCGGCAGACCTAGGCGCAGAGCTGTTTTTTTGGCCTCGATCTTATCGCCCATCATGCGAATATGCTCGGCAGTGGGGCCGATGAAAGTAAGCTGATGTGCTTCTAAAATATCCGCAAATTTGGCGTTTTCTGAAAGAAAGCCGTAGCCGGGATGTATTGCGTCTGCTCCTGTGATTTCGCAGGCGGCTAATATTTGGTGAATATTTAAATAAGAATCGCGAGCGGGCGGCGGGCCTATACACACGCTTTCATCGGCTAGGCGTACATGCATAGCGTCGGCGTCGGCGGTTGAGTGCACCGCTACGGTTTTTATGCCCAGCTCTTTGCAGGCCCGTAAAATACGTAGCGAAATTTCGCCGCGATTTGCTATTAATATCTTTTTTAGCATTTGTTACCCATTCAATATTTATTCTATAACCACTAGCGGTTCGTCAAACTCTACGGGTTGCGCATCTTCTACCAAAATCGCCTTTACAATTCCGGCACGTGGTGCTGTAATTTGATTCATCGTTTTCATTGCTTCGATAATAAGCAGGGCTTGGCCTGGCTCTACCATTTGGCCGATTTGTATAAACTGCTCGGCGCCTGGTGCTGGTGCCAGATAGGCTGTGCCAACCATGGGCGAGGTTATAGCATTTTCTAGATTTAGCGCATTTGCGGTAACTTCTGCCTCGGCTAGATTTAAAGCTACCGGATTTGGCGCTTGTGCTATTGACATTGGCGCGGCTATAGCTGCGCCGCCATTGCGCGAAAGCCGAATGCGCAGGTCGCCTTTTTCTACCTCCATATCGGTTAAATCGCTTGTTTTTAAGATTTTGGCCAAATCTTCTATCAGCGCTGCGCTGATATTTTGCTGCTCTTCTTGTTCTTTCATATTGCATATACTCCTGAGTAAAATTTTTTTAGTTTTTGCTGGCCTCGTTGGCTAGCAATTCTAAATTCCCCACGCCGTCATATATTTTATTATTAACAATATAGCAAGGCGTGCCCTGAATTTTTAACGCCATGGCGAGTTGCACATTTTCTAGCAAATAGGCTTGCAGGTTCTTATTTTCTTTTTCATCGCCCAGCTTTTGCTCTAGCAATTTTGTATCGGCGCCTAGTTTTGCTGCTAATTCTAGTGTGCTTTTTTTCGTAGCACGTTCGTTTAAATTCATCATATTATGCCAGAATTCTTGTTGCTTTTTGGGGTATAAAGAGCGAAAAGCGCGCGCTATCATATGGGCTTGCAATGAATCTTCGCCCAAGATTGGTAGGTCTTTTACGATTATACGTAAATCCTTGTGACTTGCCACCAAGGCTTCTAGCGCTGCATTGCTTTGCTTGCAATAGCCACAATTATAGTCGAAAAACTCGATAATGCTATGCGGTGCATGGGGGTTGCCTAGCACCAAATCTTCGCTGGCGTTATAGATGCGACTGCCGTAGCTTTGCAAGATTTTGCTACGTTCTTCTAATATGGCGGTTTGCTGTTTTTTTGCTAAATTTTCTTGTACCTCTAGCATTATTTCTGGATGCTGCAGAAGATAATTATGAATAATATTTTCTACCTCTTGCTTGTTAATAGCACTTGCTTGCTGTATGAAAAATGTATAGATACAACAAATTAACAATATAAGAAGTTTTTTATTCATATTTAAGACCTGAATGTTGTTAGATTTCTATTTAGCTTAGCAAAAATCTTTTTTCATAGCAAGGGTGGTAAAATCATTGAATCTCTGGGACATAAAATTTGCCGTTGCCCCCATGCTAGACTGGACAGACAGGCATTGCCGATTTTTCTTGCGGCAAATTAGCAAAAAAACTTTGCTATATAGCGAAATGGTGGTGGCCGATGCGGTGATTCATGGCAATAGAGAGCGCTTACTTGGCTTTGCAAAACAAGAGCACCCCGTGGCCTTGCAGCTGGGTGGGAGTTGTCCACAGAAATTAGCTGCAGCCGCTGTAATTGGCGCAGATTATGGTTATGACGAGATAAATTTGAATGTCGGCTGCCCTTCTAACCGAGTGCAGGCAGGCTGTTTTGGCGCTAGTTTAATGCTAGAGCCTAGGCTTGTTGGCGAGTGCGTAGCAGCTATGGCAAATGCGGTAAAGCTGCCAATTACCGTAAAATGCCGCATTGGCGTAGACGAGCAAGACAGGCAGACAGCGCTGGATGAGTTGGCAAAGTCGGTGTGTGCCGCTGGCGTGCAGGGGTTTTGGGTACATGCCAGGCGAGCTTGGCTAAAAGGGCTGAGCCCAAAGGAGAATCGTGAAATACCGCCCCTCGATTATTCACGCGTATATGAGTTTAAACAAGCTTTTGCGAATTATTATATTGGGATAAATGGTGGCATAGCTGAGCCTGCGGCAGCGCAAGCGCATTTACAACATGTAGACGGAGTAATGCTAGGGCGAGCTGCCTATAAAAACCCGCTATTGCTAGCGCAATTAACTGGCGAGCAGGTAGATATGGGGCAGCTAGCAGAAAATATCTGTGCATATGCGGCGCAACATCTTGCGCAAGGCGGGCGCCTAGCGCATATTACCAAGCATATGGCGGGGTTGTTTTATGGCCAACCAAGAGCCGCCCATTGGCGCCGGCAATTGGCTAGGCTAAATAGCGACAGGAATGCTACAGCGCTGCAGCTGCGGCAAGTATTTAATGAATTAGAACATATGGATGAGTAATTATGCACCCTTTTGATGATTTTCGCGCGCTTTTGACGAATTTACCAATTAGCGATGAGTTTGAAATTAGTTTGGTAAAAAAGCGCATTAATGAATGCACCCTACCAAATGGCCCGGTGCTAAAAGCGGGGGCGTTGGGGCAGCTTGGTAAATTAGCTTGCTGGTATGCGGGCTGGCGCGGCGCGGATTCAAAAGAGGTTAGAAATGTTATTTTGGCTTGTTTTGCGGGCAATAATGGCATTTTAAATAATGGCGAGCTTATAAAGAATTTGGTAATCTCTGCGCAAACTGGTGGGGCAGCGGTAAGCAATATCTGCCAGCTGAATAATGTTGGGCTGCGTATTTATGATCTAGCTTTGGATTTTCCGACCATGGACATTGCGCAGGACGCGGCAATGGACGAGCGCGGCTGTGCAGCAACCATGGCTTTTGGCATGGAAACTATTGCTGGCCGGGTAGATTTGTTATGTCTTAGCGCCATGGGTGCGGGGCTAGAGGTAATAGAGGCAGCTGTAGCCACGGCGCTATATGGCGGCGCGCCAGAAGATTGGGGCCTGCCATCAAGCGAGCCATTGTTTTAT encodes the following:
- the dusA gene encoding tRNA dihydrouridine(20/20a) synthase DusA codes for the protein MVKSLNLWDIKFAVAPMLDWTDRHCRFFLRQISKKTLLYSEMVVADAVIHGNRERLLGFAKQEHPVALQLGGSCPQKLAAAAVIGADYGYDEINLNVGCPSNRVQAGCFGASLMLEPRLVGECVAAMANAVKLPITVKCRIGVDEQDRQTALDELAKSVCAAGVQGFWVHARRAWLKGLSPKENREIPPLDYSRVYEFKQAFANYYIGINGGIAEPAAAQAHLQHVDGVMLGRAAYKNPLLLAQLTGEQVDMGQLAENICAYAAQHLAQGGRLAHITKHMAGLFYGQPRAAHWRRQLARLNSDRNATALQLRQVFNELEHMDE
- a CDS encoding thioredoxin domain-containing protein: MNKKLLILLICCIYTFFIQQASAINKQEVENIIHNYLLQHPEIMLEVQENLAKKQQTAILEERSKILQSYGSRIYNASEDLVLGNPHAPHSIIEFFDYNCGYCKQSNAALEALVASHKDLRIIVKDLPILGEDSLQAHMIARAFRSLYPKKQQEFWHNMMNLNERATKKSTLELAAKLGADTKLLEQKLGDEKENKNLQAYLLENVQLAMALKIQGTPCYIVNNKIYDGVGNLELLANEASKN
- a CDS encoding nicotinate-nucleotide--dimethylbenzimidazole phosphoribosyltransferase translates to MHPFDDFRALLTNLPISDEFEISLVKKRINECTLPNGPVLKAGALGQLGKLACWYAGWRGADSKEVRNVILACFAGNNGILNNGELIKNLVISAQTGGAAVSNICQLNNVGLRIYDLALDFPTMDIAQDAAMDERGCAATMAFGMETIAGRVDLLCLSAMGAGLEVIEAAVATALYGGAPEDWGLPSSEPLFYNKIQQALALHAVQLHDPFEILRRLGSREMAAMVGAILAARVEKIPVVLEGYSAMLSAAILHKLHPRAIEHCLIGQIPQAAHYVKLAQQLGQEPLLNLQMEHTFGAGGVMAASIIRGAVASTAQLQSFAQSRHSLAERA